ggtgcagaatgccctcaggagtattagatttcttttttgcttttatcCCCTGATCCTGAGAATTGCTAACAGCCAGCaattttcgaccggaacacccagtcgcAAAGGGATCCTGGCGGGCCGCTAAACGTCCAATTGGCTGCTGTGCCagcggggcaggcaggctcccgGTCCAGCTCTGCGCGGCCCctgggaagtggccggcatgtccctctggcttctaggcaTCCATAGGGGCTCCAcaggctcccattggccaggaaccatggtcaatgggagctgtgggagtagCACTCGCGGGCAGGGGAAGCACGCAGAGCCCTTTGGCCGCCCTTCCACATATGAGCTAGAgagacatgtcgctgcttcctgggagccatctGAATTCAGCACCATccgcaccccacaccctctcccacaccccaaccccctgccccagtccggagccccttcccgcactccaaaccccttggccccagcacagagccccctcctgcaccccaaacccctcattcccagccccaccctggaacctgcacccccagctggagccctcaccccctccctcactcagccccctgccccagcccggagccccctccctcatcttgcatccctcatttctggccccaccccggaacccgcacctccagcccagagcccataccccctcccacaccccaatcccttgcttcagcctggagccccctcctgctctctaaacccctcatccctggccccacctcaaaGCCCACACTCCCAGAactcaccccctcctccaccccaatcccctgacccaacctggagccccctcccacactccaaaccccttggctccagcctggagccccttcccgcaccccaaacccctcatccgcggccccaccccagagccggcactcccagatggagccctcaccccctcctacaccccaaccacccgccccagcccggtgaaaatgagcgagtgagcaaggggagagtgagtgacggagggagggagggaggatggagtgagcaggggtgagGTAGGGGCGGGGCTCTGGGAAGGGGCGGGACAAGCgagttcggttttctgcaattagaaagttggcaaccctaagtgccagcctcttcccagtgggggGAGTGCTGAGGTGAGCCTTAGCCCCCCCTTTCCACGATGTCCCACCCCTGCTTCTTCTTTCAACCCCTAAGCCCCTCCCCTGTGGCCAGCTTGGCAATGGTAAGAGACACCCAGGGaccctgggctgctgtggggagccctgaaCCCTCCACCTGCCGTGGGCAGTACATCTGGTGGGGGACATGGGCCAGGAGCTGCTCTCAGACACTGTgttccccccacccagggctggtggagggtccgaggctccccacagtggcccaggctccTCTTACCATGGCCTGACTCCAGCTTCTGGGCTGGCCACAGGGCAGGCCctcaggggaaagaggtggagcagggggctcCTGCTTGTGTCCTGCTTTTGCCTTCTGAAAAGGTGATCGCTCTACTTCATTGATGTATAGGCCTTGTGCTTGCCCTTCCGCACAAGGGTTTTACCCAGGAAGAATAGGGTCTAATAATAAAGATTTGGTCTGTGAGAAGCAAGCAAATTATTCCACCTTTAAGGAACTCATATTCCTCCCTTAAAAACAAACTAGCACATAATCTGTCTGAGGTCATTTTTAAATAAGGTGAATTGACCTGATCTGTTGCAAGAGAAATAACTCAGTTATTAATGTAGGGCAATTCCTCTAAACTTCGCTTACCCGTTAGACCCACTCACAACTGGGCATCTATATAGGTCTGATCCAAACTCCACAGAAATCACtgaaaagattcccactgacttcagtaggttttggatcagacttTTGGTACACACATCCAGTCATAGTTCTCGTCACTCAGTCCTATACCTCTCAAATAAGCCAATGAACATACGAGTGAAAACAACAGAACTAACTAAACTTTATTTGAATGTTCAAAATTATCCTCATTTGGTGCAAACTGGTGTAACTCCGTTGAAGTCAGAGTTACTCCAGTTTACTACAGCTGAGGCAGTGTTTCCATAGCTTCATGGTTTTCCTATCTgtaggatttattttccataccATCATTTCAAAAGAGAAGCTTCACCCTCTGTTGAGCACTGAACTGTACAGCTCTACACACACATTCCAGGGGTCGAACAACATCTCAGTAACCACAAGAGCCAAAGTAAAGTGGTTTGTGATGCCATCATAAACCTGAGACGTATGCATGATTTTATGCTGTATATatgctcacacacacatatataatcaCCTCAGGTTTTACaagaaaatctttttaaaaattaaaacacatgAACTACTGCTACTCACTGGTGTGTTTGTTGGTaatgggacctgatccagttcccactgaaatcaatgacagaaATCCCATTGGCTGAAGGGGGCACAGGAGAAAACTCTAAGTGTTCTATTGCTGGTTATTGGCCAGATCCAGGGGTCTCTTGTCTGAAGGGGAGGGCAACGGTGACTTAAGGCTCACCTTTGCAGTCCCCTGATCCTGGGACTGTCCAGAGCAGGGCCAGTTATCCAATGTAAGTTAGAACAGCTGAGGGTTTCTCTAATGTGTGCCAGCTGCAGATGGCCTCAGTGGGCTGAAACTGCAGCTTGTATGGGCCATTAATATGGTATGGGGCCTTCTGGCCACTTTgctctgctccagcagcaggagggagttgGGGATGGTGTAAAAGCCTCTACATGGCTTTAAAGCACTAAAGATCCTGCTTATACTGGAGTGAGCTTTCCAAGGCCAGATACTCTGACCTTGGGGACGGATTGTGCTGGCAGTGCTGCACAACGTAGCTGCAtgtacctgaggatctggccaggtTGCTCCAACGATAATGAAAACTTCCTTTTTATCTCACGTACTCCTATGCTGTCCAGATTATTATTCACTCCACTCACGTCACTTATAAAACAGTTCAGTAAATAACTTGATTTGGCAAATCAGGCGCTGATGTCTGTTAGGGAGGAAAGGTCATGCTAATTACTGTACACATAATACACAGATATATCCTTTGCCCCTGAACCTatacaaaaaatatttctattattttgtATAGAAATAAAAGAATGGCTTCGTTAGAGCTAAATTTAGTAAACTATGCTGCTGATAGCCATAGTTGACTAGAGCCTTCAGATCTTACAGGAGGCCCTTCGGATACTGTAATAAGTGTGAGAGGCAGCATTCTAAGCTTCATCATAGGAAAATATCGGAAATGGTGTGGAATATTTGTTCAGCATTCAGAGAATCTCTCTCTTGTTCAGCCAAGAGCTACAATACTTAAAGAGTGTCTCATGTATAACATTATAGTGTGTTCCAATGATGATTGTTTGGCATTGCTCAGttttagttaaaacaaaacaagactatCTGTACCTGTGTAAGTTTCTAAATTAATCATATTTTGTGGACAGTAAGTCTACCCACCAAGTTCCCCAAATATCAGAACAATCTAGTCGCAAATGGTGTGCATGGTCACCTTATTAGCTCAGTGTACTGGGAGtcagagcattttaaaaaaagtcttgagTTTCCCATTATTATTAGTGGTATATTTGCAGTATTCATGTGGTAAGGCTCAGTCCTGTTCTAATCTAttttatataggttcttatagTGCCCTTATCATTGTAGCATCTGGGCACCTTCCAGTAATACACTAAGGCttagcaatgtgactaacattgGTAAAGTATGGTTCCTTCTCGCTTTGATCCTCTCCCCAAGGGAAGGTGCTGAGTTCCTCCTAACTTCAGTGTGAACAGAAGACATTCAGCTATTCTTCAGGGAGGTTCCAGCATCTTGAAGGAGCAGACCTATAACCAGCAACACAGTTTGCAGATGCAGTTCTCataattaaaacattaaaatctcatttttgcaagaaactaaggctatgtctacacttcaagatTGCAGCTCGAGTcaacatacccaagctagctttaatctagctagctcaggtcatggaacagtgaagctgtggcagcatgcACGTCAGTTGAAAGCATGGGTAATTACTTGCGGGGCTAGCCCACGTTGAAGTGTGCACTGCTACACTTCACTACTCTGGGACCTGAGTAagttagattaaagctagcttggggtatgtctatacaaACTACAATCACGCCCAGTGACTGCAGTCTAATCCTAGCCTCAGTGATACTTACTCAAGGCCAAGTCCTGTAAAATGGTGCAGACCCGGAAATCCCATTCATATTACCTGTATTTGAGGGCACTAGGATCAGGCCTGAAATAAGGGAGCAACAAGAAATATTGGAGGAATATATTTGAAATGATGTCACATCATCTTAGACGGGTAGCTTTCTATAAACAGTCCAGTGCAACATTGTCACCTCTCATAGTTTTATAGCAAGTCTCATATTTCATGTTTGTCTGAAAGCTCCAGCTCTGGGAGTCTTGTGAAcatatgagaatctcagctttttttttaaaaaaaaggagattTCTAGGTCTgatggttgtagagaaaagcttgaaaatgtgacccaaacgaaccctaaaggctcaaaaatcagcagggaaataaaaagaactcaaaccatttttaaaaatctcatgattgttaagtcaatttcatgattttttaacatttgtggttggcaatactggCAGTGATATGCTGGATGGAGTTCCTGGGAGCTCTTTGTAAAAATTCTCCCAACAAATTTAATTCTCCTCCGTCATCCTGTCTCTGAAGGAGTTCTCTTCCCTGCTTTGCTACTGCTAAAGCATTCCTACTAAAGTTGACATATCTCTGGATATCATAAAATTGATCCTTATAAGTATTTTATTGTCTTTGGAGTGCACTAAATgacatatttgaaaataaattgggCTATCCCCATCTCTCCTATAAGATCTTCAGCCACAGTAACCTCAGTTCCCATCATACAGGGCTGAACACTGTGCAGTGCTAGATATATTCAGTTCTGTTTTCAGCAACAAAGTGTAAGCATTTCCAGATAAATACACTTAATATCAGTTTGTGTGCCAAGTGTTCTTGCCTCCTTTCTTGTGCTTGTAAGAAAAAATAGTTCTATATTTAAATGGGAAAACTGTGAACAGATTTCCCAGTCCTTCACATTTCATCTCTCCAAACACATGCATCCATTGTACAGAGGGGTTAAAATATCAGTCATCATCAGGAATGCTCTGTCATGATTCAGCACTTCTAAgttaaaaaataccaaaaaataaACAGAGAGATTGTAATAATGCTTCACATTTGTACATTGAATGAGAGAAGTGCTAACTCCTTAACCCTCAGAACATCCCTGTGAGTAGGGAAGGATGTATTTTCATCTctggtttacagatggggacattGAGACaaagaggcccagatcctcaaaggtatttaggtgcctaactcccattgagtaTCTGGGTTTAAGTGACTTTTCCCAAAGTCATAGAGGGAATTGGTTGCCATTTACTGAGCTAATACTAGGTGTGTGGGGCATGGTGGTCTAAGACTAGTAAACCAGGTTCCTGCAACTTTTTCTTAATGTTTCTATGATTTGCATTCATATATTATGTTTCTATAATTTGCATTCATACGTGACTCTGAAGATGACAGAAGTTGATTACTGAGGGTAATAGCTTATATGTAACTACAGGAGTTCAGTAATGCATCCCGTAAGAGTGAAAgggaacaaacaaacatttgTCCCATAGCTACAGAGGTAATACAATTGCTAGTCTGCATCTGGAATCTTATTGCACTTATGTCTGCTATGCTTTTGTCTTTTACAGTCTGTCAATATTATGGAACGGACATTGCAGAAATATGGAAGCTATGAAAAGTTTGAGCAGGCTACTGGAGGCAGCCTGCTACCAAAAAGTCGCATTTGGAATCATGTCAGGAAGTACATGGTGAAAGAAGGCTGCCTTGGTGAGGTAGGATGCACACAGGATCAATGAAAAAGCTTCCCCTTTAATCACAGAATCAGAAATTAGAGATTGAAAAGACCTATAAGGTTATCTAGTAGTGCATCCCTTGTCAATATAGACTTGTTCCTTACAATATATTTTCTAATGGGTTTGTCCATTCTAGTTTTAAATGATCTAAACAATGTGGCTTCCAACTACTTCTCTTGGGAGATTATTACACTGTGGAATAGAGTACATCAGGAAGCTTTCCTGCTATTTGAATTATGTGTTCCCATTCTTAATTTCATTCTATTACTTGGAGGTGAACCTGACATAACAACTCTCCTCCCTTATCCTTTCAGTTAGTTGTAGCGTAGCACATCCCCATTTAGTCACTACTGTGTATGTCTGCCCTAACCTGCGCTGAGTTTTTCTAATGCCGTATCACAGCACAAACTCCTCTAATTTGCAGTCATCTTATATTGCAAAGCTTTTTTTTGCTGCTTCCTATATTTCTTATTCCTGTTGTATACATTTATGCTGAATTAGGTTTAAACAGGAGAGCTGTGCTGGATTTTGAATTTTACCGGATAGACCTCATTGgtatatataattataattaaaaaaaaaaacctctgacaAACAAGTACCtgtttgtcaaggttgtttttttttaaatttaccttcTATTGCTACTAGTAATATACAAGTTTCCAATAAATGACTTAAAAGagaatttattttctcttttcttagtCTGTTAACTTCGCGCATTTGACCGCACTTTTTGttcagtcagtttcactgtttcccctctAGGACAGTTAGGTTCCAATTCTGCCATCTAATTTGCATGTCTGAACCCTTATATTCATgcgaagtcccactgaagtcagtgaggcttcACACAGGCACAGGGGAACAGAACCTTTCTAGAGACACAAAACCTTAACACGGGTAATTTGCCTCTTGTTGGGAAGAGCCTTGAGCAGCATATGACCGAGTCCAGACAGAGCGCTGGGGGAGTGAGAGGGAGAATAGAAGCGGCAAAAAGCgggaaaggaaaagaactttTTTATGCCTCAGGCTTTCCTTTCTCCTTAGATTGTAGTTCATCTCACTGAGGACCTGCTTTCTCGTGCCTCAATGACAGTGGTGAATGGCCGCCCAACTCTGACTATCAATGTTTCCACTGCACGTGAGCACTGGCTAGAAGGGATGCTGAGGCATGAAATAGGTATGGACACATGTTTTGAATTCTTCATGCCAGAGTGAATATGTGCATTCCTATTTATTACTTGTTTTCAGTAACACGGACAATGTGCTAGGCGTTGTACAAACCCAAAAGGAGTTCTGGCTCCTGTTACGTAGACGTGGTAAAGCATAAGAAAGGACTATTTATAATTGTAGTATACAGCAGAACTAAAACACCCAACTAGTACCTTGAGAGATGTAGATGTGAGAAATGTTGCCAGTGAACCCCAAATCTGTGCAAATCCCCCTTTTTGAGTtatctggggagaggatgagagaacaaacaatacAACATATGTGTAGTAGTcatattgcttaatgcactgctggaagggcactcagacactacagtgatgagcatggtataaaaacctctATAACATAGAATAGTTACAAACATTTAGCTCAGGATAGCAGAaagtttctcaaactttttctagGTTTTGGGTGAACCTGCCCCAGTTTAGTAGACCAAACCCAGATGAAATCCAATGGCTTTGACCAAGTTACTCTTTTAGGTTTTATGCCTGTGAATGCCCTGCACCACTGGTATAACTACTCTCTTATTCCAGGGCAACAGCCTCCTCTACAACTGCAGTAATGCTCTATGATCAGCCTCAAGGGGAAAGAAATACTAGTGCATGTTGAATCTTCCCTCCTCTGTTCTCACCACTTCCCATCCACAGCaaggccttctctacactagaGAAATGTGGGTGGGTTAGACGCTTCTGAAAAATCTCCCTGtagggatttaggagcataaagTTCCACCAATGTTCAATGGGTTTTTTGCTTCTAAATCCCGTagatccttttgaaaatctctgctgGAATCACCCAGTGGACACCCTACACTGTTGGCACTTAGATGATTGTGATTCCACTCGTTTAATTACCATTGATTACGTTCTCCACAGTTATCAAGGCCAAAGTTACCTCCTTTCCCAGTCCCCCATTGTCCCAATAGGTGAGAATCCTGAAGTTGGGTCCTAAACTTAGTTAGCTCCTGTGGTAGCTATTGTACTATTATTTGAGACACTGGTTGTTACTGTTCTAAGCTCTCTGCTTCTTTCCTTTTAGGAACTCATTATTTTCGAGGTATTAACAACAACAGCCAGCCTTGGTGCAATTGGAATGGACGTAAAAAGCTTGGGTTAAAGCCAATCAACCCTACTGAAGAAGGCCTGGCGAGTATTCACAGTGTCCTGTTCCGAAAAGACCCCTTTCTATGGAGGGCTGCCCTTCTCTACTACACTGTCTATCAAGCTAGCCAAATGTCCTTCAGTCAACTCTTCCAGGATGTGGGGAGATTTGTCAAGGACCCCAACACTAGGTGGGATTACTGTGTACGAGCCAAGAGAGGGTGGACTGATACTTCCCAGCCAGGTTGGTTTCCTGTGTAGCTTGAGCACATTCCATCCTCATTCTCTAAAAGCTGTGCTCAAAATAAGGGGCCTCTGCAGCTCTGGTGGCAGGTGATAGGATTTATGCAAAGGATTGTGGAAAAGTTAAActctttgttttctaaaatgGATTCTATAAAGTGGCAAGGATCcttcatttaaaacaatgatTGAGatgaaaaacagtatttttccccACTACTTTCAAAGTGATTTGGTAAAGGAATTTTTAATGGATGTTAAAGAAGGCACTGTCAAGACCTTTAGGTTCACAGTTTGCCCTCCCTTGTTTTTTATGCCCTGGGCAGAGCTTGTTATGATAGTGCTGCAAATTTATGTGACCCGGGGTTTTAAAGCtgctcagctccctgccttacacggTGAGATTCCCAGTAAGCCAGTCTGCCTAACGGTCGGTGCCTTTGCTTAGTGTCTTTCAAGTAGGCTTAATCCTTTAGCCAATGGGTGTCAGGTAAATTTTGCAAGTCCTGGGACAAAAATACCTATGGCAGGAAGTAAAGTAATTTTGGGTACAATTACTTTTGGCAAATGCATTGCTTTGAAAAATTGTGAAAACAATACCATGACTCTGATTCCTTTAGGCTGCTTCAGTAAGGATCAGGTATACTTGGATGGCATCCTCCAAATCCTAAGATACAGGGAGTCTATCGATTTCCACTTGCTGATGGCTCTTGGAAAGGTGAGTGGAATCGATCTCCGAACAGAAGCAATAGTAGTATCATTTTAATAAGCACTTTCCTAAATAGTTGTTAAATTGCATGAACATGATAGGATCACTTCCTGTAGGTGTTGTCTTAAAATGTGCTGTGCCCTTTGCATCACCTTGATTTTGAATCTCCACTGTGTGTAAAATCAGACATCACTGTACATTATAGTAAAGAGACACTACCAACTTGAAATATAGTCAATTTCAAATAGTAAGTCAGAAGTACTTTCAGGACCTATACCTTCCTGTCAGGTTCCTACCACCCTATACCTGACAGATTGTGGTTTTACAGTCACAtttctctgttttttaaaaatgtttttctcctcCCTGTTTGCATGGGCCTTTTGCACTGCAACAACAGGAGCAATGGGCAGActtacacaaagtgctgtcaaatctACAAAGtacacaaatgaaataaaaaagaaataatgtctctctctctcttgaaaTCATTTTTATCTTAGGTGTTTGTAACAATGGCAGGTAACGTATTTGCAGACAGAAGTTTCCTTTAGCCCAGTTGCAGCGTTAACTGCACATACAGGGAAGTAGCCACCAGTTCATAACCCCAATGTGAGATTTGACTTTCAGATGAGAGTAGGAAGTGTGATCTAGTAGCTGAAGGAGGACACAGGGTCAGGAATCCTGGGCTCTGCTCCCaacttggcaagtcacttaacatctctGGGTAAGTCTACACTCCAGCTGGGAGCGAGCCCCCCATCCTGGCTAGACAGACTGCACTAGCGGGGTTCAAGCTACCGTGCTAAAAAGAGCAGTATGAGTGTTGCAGCACCAGTGGAAACTTGGGCTCTTAAGCCCACCCAACTGCCTGGGTCTGAGCTGGGGGGGCGGCTATACTGAGCATCTGCTGGTGTCACAGCATCCACACCGCTATTTTTAGTTCATTAGCTCACGTAAAGCTAGCTTAGATCAGTCTACCTGGGCTAGAAGGCTcatttccagctgcagtgtagacatgagcATACTGAGACACAGAAGTTATCTATAAATGGGTGCTATTATTGCTTGTATTATATTAGCACCTAGAGCCCCAGCCACATTCAGGACCCACCTGGCCCCCTGGCCAGAGCTCAGGTGGCGAGCTCAAGTGTCTGGCCATGCAGCAACGTCCACACTGCTACGTTCAGCGTGTTAGCATGAATCTGTCTACCTGgtctgggaggcttgctcccagatgcactgtagacatacaGACCAATGCGTTGGCCCTTTGGGTGTCagctgggggcgggcagggggaggaaTTACATGAAATTGTAGAAATTGCCTCAATGTACAAGTTTTGCAGAAACCACTAAAACAGACTTTCCCACAAAATCTACTGAGTTCCACTTTAAGCAGAGTCCTCTGCAAGCAAGGTTCCTCTCTCTTAGCTGCCGCTAGCCATGTGGTCCATTGTCTGGACCCTGCAGTAGTGGGGCACACTGGTAATATTTCCATGTAGTGGTTTCACCACAGTTTCAGTGATAACCGCTGGCAGGCTTCTTGCTGTGCACTTGAAAACTTAATTTGATGTTACCTCATTCTCTACATAGCTTCAGGAAGGCTAGAACGAATTCCTCGTATTTGAAGGGGCTGGAAACGTCAGGGACTGATGTCTAGGAGAGCCAGTGAATGACCTTGGTCTACCCAAGGCCTTTGCTCCATTTCAGAAGCATGGTCAGGAATATTTGACTCAGGTCATAAATTGCTTCCTGCCCTCCAGAGAAAATTATAGGGAAGTACTTTATATGGAGAGAAAGCAGATGTGGTTAGTAGTATACAACCAACAAGGAAACTATAACAGAGAAGTCATTGACATATAGATGTTACCAAGTGGTTTGGCTTTCTTGTTTGCAAACCATTTCAGAAatacacaatgggccaaatccactGGAGTTACATTTGATCCATATTATATTAAGCTATATAAATAATGTGTCACATTGGGTGGACATGTGACAAATGGACTTTATTTATAGGTGTCCGTGGTAGCAATATCTGTAGTCAAGGTTGTCTAACATTTTCCATGATAAGAATCTATTTTCAGTTGTTTCTAACTGCTGGACCTTACCATTTGGGCTAAAATTGTCCACAGTGAGGGTCTACCTTAGGCTGACTTTTTTGGGAAAGTTTCCATCAAAACAGGTCAGCTGTTggttaggggaaaatatgttgttttgcccatattaaaaaattcttacagctGCCGTGCTTCCATGGTTTGGAGCAGAGATGTGAAATTTGACAGGAAGTCACTCTGGTATCAAGGATGTGCTTTTTGATGCCTTTGTGATTTCCCTGTTAAGTTATaagcctctggaaaaaaaaaatcacagttcacacatACTCAACAGATGTGTTTTAGAGGCTGGCAGCATTATTTTCTGAAGGTTCTTTCTGTGGACTTCAATCCCCAGAGTTCCTGTGTGCCAGGCGAACTGATCATGTGCCATCCCTGCAGAATGACTGCAGTACTACTAACCCTCagtgtttaacaaaaaaaaatatccacAAGTCAAGCCCCTCAAAAATCAGGACATTGGCTTAAAAATGATgagatgtttaaaataataaattttgttCCTTTTGTCTTCTGGTGTTGGATTATTTAAGGTTAGTGGTTTTCTTTGGGCTAGAAacgtatttttattttaatgaaaactgagatttttcaggtaATAAGCGGACTCCAGTAGCTGGGtctttaaaataatcaaattgtGGGTATTGGTAAGGCTGCAGCTGAGCATGCGCTGTCATAGCATTGCTGGGGCTGACCAGGGTGTTTTCCTGCAATCACTCCTTCTGGTTGCCAGGGGCCACTGTGGCAtcaggcactggaactgagagcagcgCTACTATTTTCCCTTTGCACTCAGTGTTCCGCTTATTGGCACCCAGGCAACAAAGAAGAGTTGGAGGAAGTAGACTAGCTTGAATGGAAAAGGGTGAGGGAAGACAAGCAGAGGGGGATAGGAGGAATGGggcattggggggtgggggctgaaagATCTATAACCATTTTGAACACACTCCCCTTCAGAACCTAGacctgaacccaggagtcccgagttcagcattcctctgctgtcagcaaataggtGTGAAACCCACTTGCAAACtgtggcccagaccctcaaagatatttaggttctgtgacagggttgggactcaccaccgcagcacctcctgctgttcactctgggaattagctcagttcatgcagaGCACCCTCACCAGTGGTGGCCCGTCCGTCTCTCACCCTAGATTAGCATCCCAGCTAATCCCATCGACCCACATTGCtcccagcatcctcttcaggacactgccctccagcagtgccccctgctcTGGTCTCACCTCCTTCctggggtttggtgttatcagcagtccttctcttTGCCCCAGCCACAATAGCCAActacaccccaaagtctaaccccttttggcaggggtctggtgcagtctaTGATGGCCACTCCTAACAGCCAGGTGGAAGTGCAAGTGGGGGGGacctaggcccaccctctaccctgggtcccaacccagggaccctttggcagcagccttcctgcctgccctccttctctccttttgtcagtctctctccctgggccatttccccttcagcccctttgcaccggctaggccctttttctcagggtTCACAGACCGGCAGATACCAGGCAGGAGGAGTGCGAGTGCCCTCACACAGGAGACAAAACTTCACCCTCTGAAAgcctgggagagactgcctgTTCCCTTCctggcagcctttatataggacctagcctagccctgattggctctaacaggccctccctgattggctgccgccttgcacagctgctctggcctgttgaagcccaatctggcatgggggtggggcaccgccccaccacagGCTCCCacatttcattgatttcagtggaagttaggcccagattctcaaaatTATTTAGGGTCCTATGtgtctagtggctggtccacatagaggataataGCCGACTTCTGCTACCACATACTCTATTAAAGTGGTGAAAATCTGGGCTGTGGATCCAAAGGTCCCATGCCAATGACCCACGTAATTCTATATGATCTAAATTCtgattttgcagttttgttttattaaaactttAGGAAATTACATAGAAtaaaaactacttta
The window above is part of the Chelonia mydas isolate rCheMyd1 chromosome 2, rCheMyd1.pri.v2, whole genome shotgun sequence genome. Proteins encoded here:
- the KIAA0895 gene encoding uncharacterized protein KIAA0895 homolog isoform X3 — its product is MKRQPSVFIASPVSSSVKFTHSISVAGNSIGLPPRPKSKAKRHYFSSLPKPKHPQLSKSHGKEVDVSGRKLCILTAIKPSNVEKEKIKFFKSDFTYNPQFEYANPALPNVLAKHSQASNKFLKQSVNIMERTLQKYGSYEKFEQATGGSLLPKSRIWNHVRKYMVKEGCLGEIVVHLTEDLLSRASMTVVNGRPTLTINVSTAREHWLEGMLRHEIGTHYFRGINNNSQPWCNWNGRKKLGLKPINPTEEGLASIHSVLFRKDPFLWRAALLYYTVYQASQMSFSQLFQDVGRFVKDPNTRWDYCVRAKRGWTDTSQPGCFSKDQVYLDGILQILRYRESIDFHLLMALGKVSYEDVDHLKEFAVIENVRVPHFLQDHVRYMEHLEKIMEVNELTDQELQDLIV